The following are encoded in a window of Psilocybe cubensis strain MGC-MH-2018 chromosome 4, whole genome shotgun sequence genomic DNA:
- a CDS encoding Cell wall integrity protein scw1 → MPALPHPDEDFINKSLLAIVDAQADAEPVDDHRQSDADAPQMSFFPQSSKHFRNSFTSFPNTTRHRHSFYPDVQYDTRATYDYKNYLPEPYNPKQFQGPFPNQVQLSSQTPYGPHVPAAPQSTSGAAITPNAPLPIQSATNPSANGEEISTIFVVGFPEDMQEREFQNMFTFSAGFEAATLKIPNKEYTAYGSLVPGPQGPTLANGMGLRAPTAFPYPGPNDPYNMVTVNPAGVVVDGGRDGGMSSWGGPQSVDDLANSHYLGAGPGGAAALGLGPLGLGATAMTGGTSLTLPPRKQIIGFAKFRTRDEALAARDVLQGRRVDIEKGAVLKAEMAKKNLHTKRGVGPVPGAGIGVQPVVQQQQSQQQQQHINGLSVTGMDTFNNDSAGFGASSNRDSLSGLARLGWRDQGQLDPANPLQSNGAHVNGRDDEDRKRDSLLSMGLGGLSLASNANATGQRGPRERAEDEEWRRKEKEQKEMNLMRLRASNAAAFDAFHGVPASAATNATNANGAPGMSRQSSTASTSSGSVVGGGPASSNSGLWTAAPSASTVPTESVAASSPMLADAEAENREGDEAKQQQAEDEVVGPWDRFNKPTSASYAAVARPSYSTNGQHHPTESERSTSPTPYQENTQQYQTPAQYQPQFLHLHEQQQAAAAAAAAATQQHLFDQPHQHLYQSMYSQQQHFRSSQSESSETGSVVGADSSPSTSNNPNMNPIGYVGARLGYSTGFGNASTSSAREPVSVAPSVSSSSGGASIAKSPSTGFNFGSMLHSTRGSLNGGSASAVSPPPIVPLSSSAGVDASVTAPTSMSIPTSAQNTNTSANASVAANGVIGAPAMSSGSSSNGGSASGSVNGSGGNTSPQLPSPAGSGMSTGSSSAQAPGSTTHVRGTVDQNPPINTLYVGNLPTSPLPLGYSNDYLEETLRALFSACAGFRKLCFRQKANGPMCFIEFVDVQQATDALKTMSGNTLGGIVKNGIRLSFSKNPLGVRTPTSAGGNNGGPTLQQQQQLVQTLSNHNHGSNNHNGHPLHHHQFNHNQQHQPQQQQMGPPPPSGSSETFQARLGEESQQQQPPQQHRLPPGILRRDSTLSPTTMSSLAQAQAQSPSYMNGNGSANSFFSSPPPRFYTTSPPGLSFGGGGSGSSSTPLTGASSAFIPRAAQSATAAAGAGAGGFSPFGITSFAAAAAVGSSVFVPQQQQQQMPHLPQLSIPGDQHQPDS, encoded by the exons ATGCCCGCCCTTCCCCATCCCGATGAGGACTTTATCAACAAATCTCTTCTCGCCATCGTCGATGCCCAGGCAGACGCTGAGCCCGTCGACGACCATCGTCAGTCCGACGCCGACGCCCCTCAGATGTCCTTCTTTCCCCAGAGCAGCAAGCACTTCAGGAACTCCTTCACCTCTTTCCCCAACACTACCCGTCATCGCCACTCTTTCTATCCAGACGTCCAGTACGATACCCGTGCCACCTACGACTACAAGAACTATCTTCCAGAGCCCTACAATCCCAAGCAGTTCCAGGGGCCTTTCccaaaccaggtccagcTTTCCTCTCAGACCCCATACGGTCCCCATGTCCCAGCCGCGCCCCAGTCGACTTCCGGCGCTGCCATCACTCCCAATGCTCCTCTCCCTATTCAATCTGCCACCAACCCATCCGCTAATGGTGAGGAGATATCTACTATCTTTGTAGTTGGCTTTCCAGAGGACATGCAG GAACGCGAGTTTCAGAACATGTTCACTTTTAGTGCAGGTTTCGAGGCTGCCACTCTCAAGATCCCCAACAAGGAGTATACTGCCTATGGATCCCTCGTCCCAGGCCCCCAAGGTCCCACTCTCGCCAACGGAATGGGCCTCCGTGCACCCACAGCTTTCCCATATCCTGGCCCCAACGATCCGTACAACATGGTCACCGTCAACCCGGCTGGCGTCGTTGTTGACGGTGGCAGAGACGGTGGCATGTCCTCGTGGGGTGGTCCCCAATCCGTTGACGATCTGGCCAATAGCCACTATCTTGGCGCTGGACCGGGTGGTGCTGCTGCCCTCGGGTTGGGTCCCCTCGGCCTGGGCGCTACTGCCATGACCGGTGGCACGAGCCTTACCTTACCCCCACGCAAGCAGATAATCGGCTTCGCCAAATTCCGCACGCGCGACGAGGCACTTGCAGCTCGCGATGTTCTCCAGGGACGCAGAGTAGATATCGAGAAGGGCGCAGTGCTCAAGGCGGAGATGGCAAAGAAGAACTTGCATACCAAGCGGGGAGTGGGCCCCGTTCCCGGGGCCGGTATTGGTGTGCAGCCAGTCGTACAGCAGCAACAgtcacagcaacagcagcaacacaTAAATGGTCTCAGTGTTACCGGAATGGACACTTTTAACAATGACTCTGCTGGCTTTGGTGCTTCCTCCAACAGGGACAGTCTCTCTGGCCTCGCCCGTCTTGGATGGCGTGACCAGGGTCAACTTGATCCTGCCAACCCACTGCAATCCAATGGCGCCCATGTTAATGGACGCGATGACGAAGATCGCAAGCGCGATAGCCTGCTTTCCATGGGTCTTGGTGGCTTGTCGCTCGCAAGTAATGCAAATGCGACTGGCCAGCGTGGGCCTCGAGAGCGCGCCGAAGACGAAGAGTGgcggaggaaggagaaggaacaGAAGGAGATGAACCTTATGCGTTTGCGCGCGAGCAACGCGGCGGCGTTTGATGCGTTCCATGGCGTCCCAGCGTCGGCTGCTACTAATGCCACAAATGCAAACGGCGCGCCTGGCATGTCAAGGCAGAGTTCGACGGCAAGTACATCCTCTGGCTCTGTTGTGGGCGGAGGACCAGCGAGTAGTAACAGTGGGCTTTGGACGGCAGCGCCTTCTGCATCGACTGTACCGACGGAGAGTGTAGCAGCGTCTAGTCCGATGTTGGCTGATGCTGAAGCAGAAAATCGGGAGGGCGACGAAGCAAAGCAACAACAGGCAGAAGACGAGGTAGTCGGCCCATGGGACCGATTCAATAAGCCCACTAGCGCCAGTTACGCTGCTGTTGCTCGGCCTTCTTATTCTACGAATGGACAACACCATCCCACCGAGTCTGAGAGGTCAACTTCGCCTACACCTTACCAGGAAAACACTCAGCAATACCAGACCCCCGCCCAATACCAACCACAatttttgcatttgcatGAACAACAGCaagcagcagcggcggcaGCTGCTGCGGCGACCCAACAGCATTTGTTTGACCAGCCGCATCAGCATCTATACCAGAGTATGTACTCCCAACAGCAGCACTTCCGAAGCTCGCAGAGCGAGTCGAGTGAAACAGGCAGCGTAGTGGGCGCGGATTCGAGTCCGAGCACAAGTAATAACCCCAATATGAACCCGATAGGGTATGTCGGGGCGCGACTGGGATATTCGACAGGCTTTGGCAATGCTTCCACTTCGAGTGCTAGAGAGCCGGTCTCGGTAGCGCCGTCAGtatcgtcgtcatctggAGGGGCATCCATTGCGAAGAGCCCGAGTACGGGTTTTAACTTTGGGTCTATGCTTCATTCGACGAGGGGTAGTTTGAATGGTGGAAGCGCTAGTGCTGTATCACCGCCTCCTATCGTTCCTTTGTCATCTTCTGCTGGCGTTGACGCTTCTGTGACTGCCCCCACGTCCATGTCTATTCCTACTTCTGCCCAAAATACCAACACCAGCGCTAATGCCAGTGTAGCTGCCAATGGCGTGATTGGTGCCCCTGCGATGAGCAGCGGAAGTAGCAGTAATGGGGGCAGTGCAAGTGGTAGTGTAAATGGCAGTGGAGGTAATACGTCGCCACAACTCCCGTCACCTGCTGGCTCTGGTATGTCAACAGGATCTTCATCCGCGCAGGCTCCAGGGTCGACGACACATGTAAGAGGGACAGTGGACCAGAATCCTCCT ATCAACACGTTGTACGTTGGAAATTTGCCGACGTCGCCGCTTCCTCTCGGGTACTCGAATGACTATTTGGAGGAGACTCTTCGCGCGCTCTTCTCCGCATGCGCTGGGTTCCGGAAACTTTGCTTTAGGCAGAAAGCGAACGGGCCGATGTGTTTTATTGAG TTTGTGGATGTACAACAAGCCACAGATGCGCTGAAAACGATGTCGGGCAACACTCTTGGCGGCATTGTCAAGAACGGGATTCGGCTCTCATTTAGCAAGAACCCACTGGGTGTGCGCACTCCTACTAGTGCAGGTGGTAATAATGGTGGTCCAACgttgcagcagcaacagcaattGGTGCAGACGCTGAGCAATCATAACCATGGCAGTAATAATCATAACGGCCATCCCCTTCACCACCATCAATTCAACCACAACCAGCAGCATCAaccccagcagcagcagatggGCCCACCACCGCCTTCTGGCTCGAGTGAGACATTCCAGGCAAGGCTGGGTGAAGAGtcacaacagcagcagccaccACAGCAACATCGTCTCCCGCCCGGTATCCTTCGCAGAGATTCGACACTTTCACCAACAACGATGTCGTCTTTAGCCCAGGCCCAGGCCCAGTCACCTTCATACATGAATGGCAACGGTTCTGCCAATagcttcttctcttctccccctccccgATTCTACACGACCTCACCGCCTGGTCTGAGCTTTGGCGGCGGTGGGTCGGGGTCATCGTCGACGCCGCTGACAGgcgcctcgagcgcctttATACCCCGCGCAGCTCAGAGTGCGACGGCGGcagctggagctggagctggagggTTTTCGCCATTTGGAATTACGTCGttcgctgccgctgccgctgtgGGCAGTAGTGTGTTTGtgccgcagcagcagcaacaacaaatgCCGCATCTGCCGCAGCTCTCGATACCCGGTGATCAACACCAGCCGGATAGTTGA
- a CDS encoding putative protein lysine methyltransferase SET5 — protein sequence MHPESLYFQEFPVVTALDSDLQEKGTHCAHCLRPIQPGMSLQDPSDTSSPFRLTYCSKACMIASKNQYHSLLFSLENPLPAEIPTIAQTQEEVNKRAAAQSDFADFIKGEHRLAPLLVARFIARQVAGETQKLVSVTASGMSATSSTDDFTDADHPIEKYVLADHLERLRYLEIPTNSTETKLLSDVLSTALPGLEAFITEEKYATSCGKMAYNAFGVCFGGGRDDRPEPAARPEDVEKTRTPYGTHRQIGSALYTVSSYLTHSCKPSARPSFSSGTAEISIIANRDLKKGDVLTVAFVDVTQHPDESVIECRRRRRFELARGWRFSCACERCIEEAQALTAEEKGSASEEQMKDESKVEASIRNFAKSEQVTQSEETIDA from the exons ATGCATCCTGAAAGCCTTTATTTCCAGGAATTCCCCGTAGTCACCGCTCTAGATTCAGACCTTCAAGAAAAGGGGACTCACTGCGCCCATTGTCTTCGCCCCATCCAACCAGGAATGTCACTACAAGACCCTTCGGACACCAGCAGTCCATTCCGCCTGACATACTGCTCCAAAGCCTGCATGATTGCATCCAAAAACCAGTACCACTCGCTTCTGTTCTCCTTAGAGAATCCCTTGCCCGCTGAAATCCCCACAATAGCTCAGACCCAGGAAGAGGTAAACAAACGCGCCGCGGCTCAATCTGATTTCGCCGACTTCATCAAGGGCGAACACCGTCTTGCCCCGCTTCTGGTTGCGCGCTTCATCGCGCGTCAGGTCGCTGGAGAAACCCAAAAATTAGTCTCGGTTACAGCATCCGGCATGTCTGCGACCTCATCTACTGACGACTTCACCGACGCCGACCACCCCATTGAGAAGTATGTCCTTGCTGACCATCTCGAGCGCCTCAGGTACCTTGAAATTCCAACGAATTCAACGGAAACCAAGCTCCTGTCTGATGTACTCTCAACTGCCCTTCCTGGCCTGGAAGCATTCATCACCGAGGAAAAGTATGCAACTTCGTGCGGTAAAATGGCTTACAATGCCTTTGGTGTATGCTTTGGCGGAGGACGCGATGACCGA CCCGAGCCCGCTGCTCGCCCGGAAGACGTCGAGAAAACGCGGACACCCTATGGAACTCACCGCCAAATCGGCAGTGCATTGTATACCGTTTCTTCATACCTCACACACTCCTGCAAACCCTCCGCGCGCCCCTCCTTTAGCTCTGGCACCGCGGAAATCTCGATCATTGCTAACCGTGACCTCAAGAAGGGTGACGTGCTCACCGTCGCGTTCGTTGATGTTACACAGCACCCCGACGAATCTGTTATCGAGTGTAGACGTCGTAGACGCTTCGAGCTTGCCCGTGGCTGGAGGTTTTCCTGTGCATGCGAGAGGTGCATCGAAGAGGCTCAAGCACTTACGGCTGAGGAGAAAGGGAGTGCGTCTGAGGAGCAGATGAAAGACGAGTCGAAGGTTGAGGCTTCCATAAGAAACTTTGCGAAGTCTGAACAAGTGACTCAGTCCGAAGAGACCATTGACGCTTAA
- a CDS encoding hypothetical protein (Uncharacterized protein C216.01c), with the protein MNGLASASTDPQSLLHTSTNSLAGAAHPIGAGSTTILDSHSSLQDSHSSVDQDPAATAVANIAPDDLSHSASLHPATESPQTEGEFVQTTEVIGVAQDKGGHSETENVEADTSIIKEDGEVLLRHVNGQIDLVEHTPTHDPGLGDGGLIMTDEGGDWLPESDHELKRVKVYQLTGSRWIDQGTAFCYGQISEETSDALLVARSERNPNQVILSTAIRSNDVYQRQQDTLIVWTEPDGVDYALSFQDPEGCAETWAFIQEVQRHMNMSDDPTVVSSPLLGETSVTTSSIIRSGHLPPPQLGIISEIERAIKALARTQTVKERICDYIQRENYIKALIKVMHTAEDLENLENLHALCSLMQSILMLNDHTMYEHILEDDIFFGVVGMLEYDPDFPQHKANYRDFLHNTAQFHQPIPMRDVSIQKKIHHTYRLQFLKDVVLARALDDSTFNVLNSCIIFNQIDIIQHIQQEPQFLHDVVRLFVNEDMLIGGSSTARRATLQTQQQQQQLQAPASSNQLTHEQHPHADTSTSSSSQTLTSTPTSQSQPLVISLNTNGDNVKTDASQMDVDQKPAASSPKAVNGTSAHTNGRGRRSNSYAFAPPDDLSEDDIALRREVVLLLQQLAIMGKNVQMPARIGLFRTLVDRGVLFAVQWAMELPENVDANKQMISAGGEVLSALLDHDINGVRAHVLKQTVAIEKERESGKKGADKAETFLHVLCRIMAKSKDLAVQSQVGDALKVWLDTPTIDSTAGSGSEVGPKLPTMVRKDEPGTERFIEYFYKHCISTLLKPLLDLSEWKNFTEPSLSLTRDATNRFVYLCDLVHNFLQQHNFRSHFYIMSTDILARIATLFKAKDKHLRHSAFRIFRLLLKQGNPNSHTQIMKHDILKPILDLTLKESRRDNLLSCSCQEYFEHMRRENMKDLIKFCMVHHESEIEKLSKTPLGAQRFELFIRRHEMNIAPPPEVSSPPDKSGLDRGWSGPGHVPDTAEEDYFNADDDEDDEYISTTSGFVPTSYQQRQWASSAGGNASSVVSPLSTNNTGMKRKRRPGLTSAPKGYRPPPLKAPQLSALLDYEDDDNEDEESGSSDATEILPATSGPTASDLGSTSPSSENFTTTSRRPTDQPVSPVIESSGPPPMRYNKEDEEDNLLEALARTQRARSQSPSPTLAPLRPSEKRRREDDDDDDELLTRLTKAPKAESNKKQTPQIALGKSKAGDDPPSKKIKVKFGSVGLAVASTTTALAVSLSKEDAELPSPPADTPPSSELGKKDEDTG; encoded by the exons ATGAACGGCCTCGCCAGCGCGTCCACGGATCCACAGTCTCTCCTTCACACATCCACCAACTCTCTCGCGGGCGCGGCGCATCCCATTGGTGCTGGTTCCACCACCATTCTCGATTCACACTCGTCTCTTCAGGACTCGCACTCATCCGTAGATCAGGATCCAGCTGCTACAGCCGTGGCAAATATCGCCCCGGACGATCTTTCTCATTCAGCATCGCTTCATCCTGCGACCGAGAGTCCGCAAACGGAAGGCGAATTCGTTCAGACGACGGAAGTAATTGGCGTCGCTCAAGACAAAGGCGGACACTCGGAGACGGAGAACGTAGAGGCTGATACATCCATAATTAAAGAAGACGGGGAGGTTCTGTTGAGGCATGTCAATGGTCAGATTGACTTGGTTGAACATACACCAACCCATGATCCTGGTCTAGGCGACGGAGGCTTGATCATGACTGACGAAGGTGGGGATTGGCTGCCGGAATCTGATCATGAATTGAAACGCGTAAAG GTCTACCAGTTGACCGGATCACGATGGATAGACCAAGGAACTGCTTTCTGCTATGGCCAGATCTCAGAAGAAACGAGCGACGCTCTTCTTGTGGCTCGGTCTGAACGAAACCCCAACCAAGTCATTCTATCGACAGCTATTCGGTCGAATGATGTGTATCAGCGTCAGCAAG ATACACTTATCGTATGGACCGAACCTGATGGTGTTGATTACGCCCTCAGTTTTCAAGATCCAGAAGGTTGTGCAGAGACCTGGGCGTTCATTCAGGAAGTACAACGCCATATGAATATGTCTG ACGACCCGACTGTCGTATCTTCGCCTCTACTAGGAGAGACTTCAGTTACAACGTCCAGCATCATTCGATCTGGACACCTTCCGCCGCCGCAGCTAGGGATCATCAGCGAAATTGAGAGAGCAATCAAAGCATTGGCAAGGACGCAGACCGTGAAAGAGAGGATATGCGACTATATTCAGCGAGAG AATTACATCAAAGCTCTCATCAAAGTCATGCATACTGCCGAAGATTTGGAAAACCTGGAGAATTTGCATGCCCTGTGTAGTCTCATGCAATCAATAC TGATGTTGAACGACCACACGATGTACGAACACATCTTGGAAgatgatatattttttgGTGTCGTCGGCATGTTGGAAT ACGATCCAGACTTCCCCCAACACAAGGCCAACTACCGTGACTTTCTTCACAACACTGCTCAATTTCACCAACCTATCCCGATGCGCGATGTCAGTATACAAAAGAAGATTCACCACACCTACCGCCTCCAATTTTTAAAAGATGTCGTCCTTGCCCGCGCCCTCGATGACTCCACATTTAATGTCCTCAATTCATGTATCATTTTCAATCAGATAGATATCATCCAGCACATTCAGCAAGAACCTCAATTTCTACATGATGTTGTCCGGCTTTTTGTAAATGAGGATATGCTGATAGGAGGCAGCTCGACTGCAAGACGGGCAACCCTGCAAactcagcaacaacaacaacaacttcaAGCTCCCGCATCTTCAAATCAGCTTACCCATGAGCAACATCCGCACGCAGACACCTCAACATCAAGTTCTTCTCAAACACTAACTTCAACTCCTACCTCGCAGTCACAACCATTGGTTATTAGCCTCAATACAAATGGTGACAACGTCAAGACAGATGCATCTCAAATGGATGTAGACCAGAAGCCCGCTGCGTCAAGTCCAAAAGCTGTCAATGGGACTAGCGCCCACACTAATGGTCGAGGTAGACGGTCGAATTCATATGCATTTGCACCACCTGACGATCTGTCGGAAGACGATATAGCACTTCGTAGAGAGGTAGTTCTGCTGCTCCAACAGCTCGCAATAATGGGCAAGAACGTGCAAATGCCAGCGAGAATAGGGCTTTTTCGCACCTTGGTCGATCGCGGAGTTTTATTTGCTGTGCAGTGGGCAATGGAGTTGCCGGAGAATGTGGACGCCAACAAGCAGATGATCAGTGCTGGAGGCGAGGTGTTATCGGCACTGCTGGATCATGATATCAACGGTGTGAGGGCGCATGTGCTGAAGCAGACTGTTGCAATCGAAAAGGAGCGGGAGTCGGGAAAAAAAGGTGCCGATAAGGCGGAGACATTCTTGCATGTACTTTGTCGAATTATGGCAAAGAGCAAGGATCTCGCGGTACAGAGTCAAGTCGGCGATGCTCTCAAGGTGTGGCTAGACACTCCCACCATCGACAGCACAGCCGGATCAGGCTCCGAG GTCGGGCCTAAATTACCTACGATGGTCCGTAAAGATGAGCCAGGCACCGAACGCTTCATCGAATATTTTTACAAGCATTGCATATCGACACTCCTAAAACCTCTTTTGGATCTCTCAGAATGGAAGAATTTCACTGAACCTAGCTTGTCACTTACGAGAGATGCCACGAATCGTTTCGTTTACCTATGCGATCTGGTGCATAACTTTCTGCAACAGCACAATTTCCGCAGCCATTTTTATATCATGTCTACCGACATTCTCGCTCGTATCGCCACGCTTTTCAAGGCCAAAGATAAGCATTTGCGCCACT CCGCCTTCCGTATCTTCCGCTTGCTTCTAAAGCAAGGCAACCCGAATTCTCATACTCAGATCATGAAGCATGATATCTTGAAGCCTATTCTTGATTTGACCCTTAAAGAATCGCGGCGAGACAATTTGCTGAGCTgctcatgtcaagagtattTCGAACACATGCGCAGG gaaaatatgaaggaTTTGATCAAATTTTGCATGGTCCATCACGAATCAGAGATTGAAAAACTTTCGAAAACTCCCCTCGGAGCCCAGCGTTTTGAGCTTTTCATCCGGAGACATGAAATGAACATTGCACCGCCTCCTGAAGTATCGTCTCCCCCTGACAA ATCCGGTCTTGATCGAGGATGGTCGGGCCCGGGTCATGTTCCTGACACTGCCGAGGAAGACTATTTCAATgcggacgacgacgaagatgacgaatATATCTCGACGACGAGTGGGTTCGTTCCTACGAGCTACCAGCAACGGCAATGGGCGTCGTCTGCTGGTGGGAACGCATCTTCAGTGGTCTCACCCCTGTCGACCAATAATACCGGCATGAAGCGAAAACGGCGGCCAGGACTTACCAGTGCACCTAAAGGCTATCGACCTCCCCCTCTTAAGGCACCACAGCTCAGCGCCTTACTTGActatgaagatgatgacaaCGAAGATGAGGAATCAGGCTCTTCCGATGCGACTGAAATCCTACCAGCAACATCAGGCCCAACTGCTTCGGATTTAGGTTCAACGTCACCGTCATCTGAAAACTTTACAACGACGAGTCGAAGACCCACTGATCAACCTGTTTCTCCTGTAATAGAGTCTTCCGGTCCACCTCCAATGCGCTATAAtaaagaagacgaagaagacaaCCTCCTCGAAGCTCTTGCACGGACACAGAGAGCGCGTTCGCAATCACCATCTCCTACCCTCGCCCCCTTGCGACCAAGTGAAAAAAGACGACgggaagacgacgatgatgacgatgagctTCTTACCCGACTCACTAAGGCACCGAAGGCAGAATCAAACAAGAAGCAGACGCCACAGATAGCGCTGGGCAAATCCAAAGCTGGAGATGACCCGCCTTCcaagaaaatcaaggtcAAGTTTGGTTCGGTCGGTTTAGCAGTGGCCTCTACGACAACGGCGCTTGCAGTTTCTCTTTCTAAAGAAGACGCCGAGTTGCCTTCTCCTCCCGCTGATACTCCGCCTTCTTCAGAACTGGGAAAAAAAGACGAGGACACGGGGTAG
- a CDS encoding Mitochondrial import receptor subunit tom20, whose amino-acid sequence MDNRSTSYITLAAVSLAAGLAAYAVYFDYKRRNDVEFRKKLKKEKKRVEKAVAQSKQSELAESSGEIDEQALREVIKTIRSEPGPQTSDEKEGYFMSQVSIGEQLSLQGPRMYLPAAAAFFRALRVYPSPVELIGIYEKTIVDPVFKVCCTLFPLAYYSPTTLFTAGHAINSVRHLDDNATPPRGPPSETSSQEWDKLTDPDSHPSA is encoded by the exons ATGGACAACAGGTCCACGTCCTACATCACCCTCGCCGCCGTCTCCCTTGCCGCCGGTCTTGCAGCCTATGCTGTATACTTCGACTACAAGCGGAGGAACGATGTCGAGTTCCGCAAAAAGCTCA aaaaggagaaaaaacgCGTCGAGAAAGCCGTAGCCCAGAGCAAACAGAGCGAGCTCGCAGAGTCCTCGGGTGAAATTGACGAGCAGGCCCTCCGCGAAGTCATCAAAACAATTCGGAGTGAACCAGGTCCCCAGACCTCGGACGAAAAAGAGGGCTACTTCATGTCCCAAGTCAGCATCGGCGAACAACTCTCTCTTCAAG GCCCCAGGATGTACTTGCCAGCTGCAGCTGCCTTCTTTCGGGCGCTCCGAGTGTACCCTTCCCCCGTCGAGCTTATTGGTATCTATGAAAAGACGATTGTTGATCCTGTTTTCAAGGTGTGCTGCACACTTTTCCCGCTTGCGTATTATTCACCGACAACATTATTCACAGCTGGTCATGCAATTAACTCAGTTAGAC ATCTCGACGACAACGCTACTCCACCTAGGGGCCCTCCGTCTGAGACCTCCTCTCAGGAATGGGACAAATTGACGGATCCCGACTCTCATCCATCAGCCTAA
- a CDS encoding Acyl-protein thioesterase 1, which produces MAAALPALKFLTVPPAAAHTATVIFVHGLGDTGHGWRPVADMFKVDPALAHVKWVLPHSPERPVRANMGMVMPSWFDIYSFGFDTEEDEQGMRQSANMIHELIRKEISNGIAPERIVLGGFSQGGTMSLLSGLTGEHKLAGLVVLSGWLPLRHKFKELASPHAASSSIFWGTGSADPLVKLEISNASADFLTKELGIPKAKPNEPQGLSYNVYPGMIHGTNPEELNSVKTFIKQVIPSS; this is translated from the exons ATGGCTGCTGCTCTCCCCGCTCTCAAGTTCCTCACTGTTCCACCCGCTGCCGCACACACCGCTACCGTCATTTTCGTCCAT GGCCTTGGAGACACTGGCCATGGTTGGCGCCCCGTTGCCGACATGTTCAAAGTCGACCCCGCTCTCGCCCATGTTAAATGGGTGCTGCCTCACTC CCCCGAGCGTCCTGTCAGGGCGAATATGGGAATGGTGATGCCGTCATG GTTTGACATATATTCCTTCGGGTTCGATAcagaagaagatgaacaaGGAATGCGCCAATCGGCGAATATGATCCATGAACTGATCAGAAAGGAGATCAGCAATGGCATTGCGCCAGAGCGTATCGTTCTCGGAGGATTCAGCCAAGGGGGAACTATGTCCCTCCTTTCTGGCCTTACAGGCGAACACAAGCTAGCTGGGCTAGTAGTTCTTAGCGGCTGGCTCCCTCTGCGACACAAATTCAAAGAA CTGGCTTCTCCCCACGCTGCTTCTTCCTCTATCTTCTGGGGGACGGGCAGCGCCGACCCCCTTGTCAAGCTAGAAATTTCGAATGCCTCTGCAGATTTCCTCACTAAGGAACTCGGGATTCCCAAGGCAAAGCCTAACGAGCCCCAAGGACTCTCATACAACGTCTACCCAGGCATGATTCACGGAACGAACCCGGAAGAATTAAACTCCGTAAAGACGTTCATTAAACAGGTCATCCCAAGTTCCTAA